A section of the Rattus norvegicus strain BN/NHsdMcwi chromosome 15, GRCr8, whole genome shotgun sequence genome encodes:
- the Blk gene encoding tyrosine-protein kinase Blk isoform X2 — protein sequence MNKAGSFLIRESESNKGAFSLSVKDVTSQGEMVKHYKIRSLDNGGYYISPRITFPTLQALVQHYSEKGDGLCQKLTLPCVNPAPKNPWAQDEWEIPRQSLKLVRKLGSGQFGEVWMGYYKNNMKVAIKTLKEGTMSPEAFLGEANVMKTLQHERLVRLYAVVTREPIYIVTEYMARGCLLDFLKTDEGSRLSLPRLIDMSAQVAEGMAYIERMNSIHRDLRAANILVSETLCCKIADFGLARIIDSEYTAQEGAKFPIKWTAPEAIHFGVFTIKADVWSFGVLLMEIVTYGRVPYPGMSNPEVIRSLEHGYRMPCPETCPPELYHDVITECWRGRPEERPTFEFLQSVLEDFYTATEGQYELQP from the exons ATGAACAAAGCCGGCTCCTTTCTCAtcagagagagtgagagcaaTAAAG GTGCCTTTTCCCTATCTGTGAAAGACGTCACCAGCCAGGGGGAGATGGTCAAGCACTATAAGATCCGCTCACTGGACAATGGAGGCTATTACATCTCGCCCCGGATCACCTTCCCCACCCTCCAGGCCCTGGTGCAGCACTATTCTG agaaaggggacGGTTTGTGTCAGAAGTTGACCCTGCCCTGTGTGAACCCAGCCCCGAAGAATCCCTGGGCCCAAGACGAATGGGAAATCCCCAGGCAGTCCCTCAAGTTGGTCCGGAAACTTGGGTCTGGGCAGTTTGGTGAAGTCTGGATGG GTTATTacaaaaataacatgaaggtGGCAATCAAGACCCTGAAGGAGGGAACCATGTCTCCGGAAGCTTTCCTGGGTGAGGCCAACGTGATGAAAACCCTGCAGCATGAGAGGCTGGTCCGTCTCTACGCCGTGGTCACCAGAGAGCCCATCTACATTGTCACGGAATACATGGCCAGAG GATGCTTGCTGGATTTTCTGAAGACCGATGAAGGTAGCAGATTGTCCCTTCCAAGGCTGATTGACATGTCAGCCCAG GTTGCAGAAGGGATGGCTTACATAGAGCGCATGAATTCCATCCACCGTGACCTGCGGGCAGCCAACATCCTGGTGTCTGAGACCTTGTGCTGCAAAATCGCTGACTTCGGCTTGGCCAGGATCATCGACAGTGAATATACTGCCCAAGAGG GGGCCAAGTTCCCCATCAAGTGGACTGCCCCAGAAGCCATCCACTTCGGGGTGTTTACCATCAAGGCTGATGTGTGGTCCTTTGGAGTCTTGCTGATGGAGATTGTCACATATGGGCGTGTTCCCTACCCAG GAATGAGCAACCCTGAGGTCATCCGTAGCCTGGAGCATGGCTACCGAATGCCATGCCCAGAGACATGTCCGCCTGAGTTGTACCATGACGTCATCACTGAGTGCTGGCGAGGCCGACCTGAGGAGCGGCCTACCTTTGAGTTCCTGCAGTCAGTGCTGGAGGACTTCTACACAGCCACGGAGGGCCAATATGAGCTGCAGCCTTAG
- the Blk gene encoding tyrosine-protein kinase Blk has translation MGLLSSKRQISEKSKSWSPVKARAQGKVPPPLPPLVVFNHLPPPSPNQHPDEEERFVVALFDYAAVNDRDLQVLKGEKLQVLKSTGDWWLARSLVTGREGYVPSNFVAPVETLEVEKWFFRTISRKDAERQLLAPMNKAGSFLIRESESNKGAFSLSVKDVTSQGEMVKHYKIRSLDNGGYYISPRITFPTLQALVQHYSEKGDGLCQKLTLPCVNPAPKNPWAQDEWEIPRQSLKLVRKLGSGQFGEVWMGYYKNNMKVAIKTLKEGTMSPEAFLGEANVMKTLQHERLVRLYAVVTREPIYIVTEYMARGCLLDFLKTDEGSRLSLPRLIDMSAQVAEGMAYIERMNSIHRDLRAANILVSETLCCKIADFGLARIIDSEYTAQEGAKFPIKWTAPEAIHFGVFTIKADVWSFGVLLMEIVTYGRVPYPGMSNPEVIRSLEHGYRMPCPETCPPELYHDVITECWRGRPEERPTFEFLQSVLEDFYTATEGQYELQP, from the exons GTTGTCTTCAAccacctccctcctccatctcctaaCCAGCACCCAGATGAAG AGGAGCGTTTTGTGGTGGCCCTGTTTGACTATGCCGCTGTGAATGACAGGGACCTGCAAGTGCTAAAGGGAGAGAAGCTCCAAGTCTTGAAGAG CACTGGAGACTGGTGGTTGGCCAGGTCACTCGTCACAGGAAGAGAAGGCTATGTGCCCAGCAACTTTGTGGCCCCAGTAGAGACCCTGGAAGTAGAAAA ATGGTTCTTCAGGACCATTAGCCGGAAGGatgctgagaggcagttgctggcTCCAATGAACAAAGCCGGCTCCTTTCTCAtcagagagagtgagagcaaTAAAG GTGCCTTTTCCCTATCTGTGAAAGACGTCACCAGCCAGGGGGAGATGGTCAAGCACTATAAGATCCGCTCACTGGACAATGGAGGCTATTACATCTCGCCCCGGATCACCTTCCCCACCCTCCAGGCCCTGGTGCAGCACTATTCTG agaaaggggacGGTTTGTGTCAGAAGTTGACCCTGCCCTGTGTGAACCCAGCCCCGAAGAATCCCTGGGCCCAAGACGAATGGGAAATCCCCAGGCAGTCCCTCAAGTTGGTCCGGAAACTTGGGTCTGGGCAGTTTGGTGAAGTCTGGATGG GTTATTacaaaaataacatgaaggtGGCAATCAAGACCCTGAAGGAGGGAACCATGTCTCCGGAAGCTTTCCTGGGTGAGGCCAACGTGATGAAAACCCTGCAGCATGAGAGGCTGGTCCGTCTCTACGCCGTGGTCACCAGAGAGCCCATCTACATTGTCACGGAATACATGGCCAGAG GATGCTTGCTGGATTTTCTGAAGACCGATGAAGGTAGCAGATTGTCCCTTCCAAGGCTGATTGACATGTCAGCCCAG GTTGCAGAAGGGATGGCTTACATAGAGCGCATGAATTCCATCCACCGTGACCTGCGGGCAGCCAACATCCTGGTGTCTGAGACCTTGTGCTGCAAAATCGCTGACTTCGGCTTGGCCAGGATCATCGACAGTGAATATACTGCCCAAGAGG GGGCCAAGTTCCCCATCAAGTGGACTGCCCCAGAAGCCATCCACTTCGGGGTGTTTACCATCAAGGCTGATGTGTGGTCCTTTGGAGTCTTGCTGATGGAGATTGTCACATATGGGCGTGTTCCCTACCCAG GAATGAGCAACCCTGAGGTCATCCGTAGCCTGGAGCATGGCTACCGAATGCCATGCCCAGAGACATGTCCGCCTGAGTTGTACCATGACGTCATCACTGAGTGCTGGCGAGGCCGACCTGAGGAGCGGCCTACCTTTGAGTTCCTGCAGTCAGTGCTGGAGGACTTCTACACAGCCACGGAGGGCCAATATGAGCTGCAGCCTTAG